In Manis pentadactyla isolate mManPen7 chromosome 3, mManPen7.hap1, whole genome shotgun sequence, a single window of DNA contains:
- the OPTN gene encoding optineurin isoform X1: MTDKALQAQADTAAMSHQPLSCLTEKGDSPNETTGNGPPNLTHPNLDTFTPEELLQQMKELLTENHQLKEAIKLNNQAMKERFEELSAWTEKQKEERLFFEIQSKEAKERLMTLSHENEKLKEELGKLKGKMGRSFEDPIGDSKVPKAETDQEIEQLKTQVARLQAEKADLLGIVSELQLKLNSDGPSEDSFVEIRMAEGEAGVALKEVKTSSGPIRTDSLDMLYVRKSQGCLLDRHTGQSCHFQLDSGKLTSRSAEGARNYLEFEELTVSQLLLCLREGNQKVERLEMALKEAKERISDFEKKANDHSEIETQTEESTENEKEEEKGLETVGSEVETLNLQVTTLFKELQEAHAKLSEAELMKKRLQEKCQALERKNSAIPSELNEKQELVYNNKKLELQVESMRSEIKMEQAKTEDEKSRLATLQLTHNKLLQEYNNSLKTIEELKRKESEKVDKVVLQELHEKLDLAEKALASKQLQMDEMKQTIAKQEEDLETMAVLRAQMEVYCSDFHAERAAREKIHEEKEQLALQLAILLKENDAFEDGGSRRSLMEMQSRHGARTSDPDQQAYLVERGAEDRNWHQQQQRNIPIHSCPKCGEVLPDIDTLQIHVMDCII, translated from the exons ATGACCGACAAGGCCCTTCAGGCCCAAGCAG ATACTGCTGCCATGTCCCACCAACCACTTAGCTGCCTGACTGAGAAGGGGGACAGCCCCAATGAAACCACAGGAAATGGACCCCCAAATCTGACTCACCCAAACCTGGACACGTTCACTCCAGAGGAGCTGCTGCAGCAGATGAAAGAACTCCTAACTGAGAACCATCAGCTGAAAG AGGCCATAAAGCTAAATAATCAAGCTATGAAGGAGCGATTTGAGGAGCTTTCAGCCTGGACagagaaacaaaaggaagaacGCCTTTTTTTTGAGATACAGAGCAAAGAAGCCAAAGAGCGTCTAATGACTTTgagtcatgaaaatgaaaaattgaaggaagaacttggaaaactgaaaggaaaaatgggAAGGTCATTTGAG GACCCCATTGGGGACTCGAAGGTCCCCAAGGCAGAAACGGACCAGGAAATAGAGCAGCTGAAAACCCAGGTGGCACGCCTTCAAGCTGAAAAGGCAGATCTGCTGGGCATTGTGTCCGAATTACAGCTCAAGCTGAACTCAGACGGCCCCTCTGAAGACTCCTTTGTTGAAATTAGGATGGCT GAAGGAGAAGCAGGTGTGGCACTGAAAGAAGTCAAGACAAGCTCTGGGCCTATAAGAACTGATTCCCTGGACATGTTGTACGTGAGGAAAAGCCAAGGCTGTCTTTTGGACAGACACACTGGACAGTCCTGTCACTTTCAGCTTGACAGTGGGAAGCTAAC GAGCAGATCTGCAGAAGGTGCCAGGAACTATTTGGAATTTGAAGAACTAACTGTGAGCCAGCTCCTCCTTTGCCTAAGGGAAGGAAACCAGAAGGTGGAGAGACTTGAAATGGCACTCAAGGAAGCCAAAGAAAG AATTTCAGATTTTGAAAAGAAAGCCAATGATCATTCTGAGATTGAAACCCAGACAGAGGAGAgcacagaaaatgagaaagaagaggagaaaggtcTAGAAACT GTTGGAAGCGAAGTGGAAACGTTGAACCTTCAGGTGACAACCCTGTTTAAGGAGCTTCAAGAGGCTCATGCGAAACTCAGTGAAGCTGAGCTAATGAAGAAGAGACTTCAAGAAAA ATGTCAGGCCCTTGAAAGGAAAAATTCTGCAATACCATCAGAGCTGAATGAAAAGCAAGAGCTTGTTTATAATAACAAGAAATTAGAGCTGCAAGTGGAAAGCATGCGATCAGAAATCAAAATGGAGCAAGCCAaaacagaggatgaaaa gtCCAGATTAGCCACTCTGCAGTTGACACACAACAAGCTTCTTCAAGAATACAATAATTCATTGAAAACAATTGAAGAACTAAAAAGGAAAGAG TCAGAAAAAGTGGATAAGGTGGTGCTGCAGGAACTACATGAAAAACTGGACCTGGCAGAGAAGGCACTGGCTTCCAAGCAGCTTCAGATGGATGAGATGAAGCAGACCATCGCCAAGCAGGAGGAGGACCTGGAAACCATGGCTGTTCTCAGGGCTCAG ATGGAGGTTTACTGTTCAGACTTTCATGCTGAaagagcagcaagagagaaaattcATGAAGAAAAGGAACAGCTGGCCTTGCAGCTGGCAATTTTGCTGAAAGAGAATGATGCTTTTGAAGATGGAGGCAG TAGGCGGTCCTTGATGGAAATGCAGAGCCGCCATGGGGCAAGAACAAGTGACCCTGACCAGCAGGCTTACCTTGTTGAAAGAG GAGCTGAGGATAGAAACTGGCATCAACAGCAACAACGGaatattccaattcattcttGCCCCAAATGCGGAGAAGTTCTGCCTGACATAGATACATTACAGATTCATGTTATGGATTGCATCATTTAA
- the OPTN gene encoding optineurin isoform X2 encodes MTDKALQAQADTAAMSHQPLSCLTEKGDSPNETTGNGPPNLTHPNLDTFTPEELLQQMKELLTENHQLKEAIKLNNQAMKERFEELSAWTEKQKEERLFFEIQSKEAKERLMTLSHENEKLKEELGKLKGKMGRSFEDPIGDSKVPKAETDQEIEQLKTQVARLQAEKADLLGIVSELQLKLNSDGPSEDSFVEIRMAEGEAGVALKEVKTSSGPIRTDSLDMLYVRKSQGCLLDRHTGQSCHFQLDSGKLTSRSAEGARNYLEFEELTVSQLLLCLREGNQKVERLEMALKEAKERISDFEKKANDHSEIETQTEESTENEKEEEKGLETVGSEVETLNLQVTTLFKELQEAHAKLSEAELMKKRLQEKCQALERKNSAIPSELNEKQELVYNNKKLELQVESMRSEIKMEQAKTEDEKSRLATLQLTHNKLLQEYNNSLKTIEELKRKESEKVDKVVLQELHEKLDLAEKALASKQLQMDEMKQTIAKQEEDLETMAVLRAQMEVYCSDFHAERAAREKIHEEKEQLALQLAILLKENDAFEDGGRRSLMEMQSRHGARTSDPDQQAYLVERGAEDRNWHQQQQRNIPIHSCPKCGEVLPDIDTLQIHVMDCII; translated from the exons ATGACCGACAAGGCCCTTCAGGCCCAAGCAG ATACTGCTGCCATGTCCCACCAACCACTTAGCTGCCTGACTGAGAAGGGGGACAGCCCCAATGAAACCACAGGAAATGGACCCCCAAATCTGACTCACCCAAACCTGGACACGTTCACTCCAGAGGAGCTGCTGCAGCAGATGAAAGAACTCCTAACTGAGAACCATCAGCTGAAAG AGGCCATAAAGCTAAATAATCAAGCTATGAAGGAGCGATTTGAGGAGCTTTCAGCCTGGACagagaaacaaaaggaagaacGCCTTTTTTTTGAGATACAGAGCAAAGAAGCCAAAGAGCGTCTAATGACTTTgagtcatgaaaatgaaaaattgaaggaagaacttggaaaactgaaaggaaaaatgggAAGGTCATTTGAG GACCCCATTGGGGACTCGAAGGTCCCCAAGGCAGAAACGGACCAGGAAATAGAGCAGCTGAAAACCCAGGTGGCACGCCTTCAAGCTGAAAAGGCAGATCTGCTGGGCATTGTGTCCGAATTACAGCTCAAGCTGAACTCAGACGGCCCCTCTGAAGACTCCTTTGTTGAAATTAGGATGGCT GAAGGAGAAGCAGGTGTGGCACTGAAAGAAGTCAAGACAAGCTCTGGGCCTATAAGAACTGATTCCCTGGACATGTTGTACGTGAGGAAAAGCCAAGGCTGTCTTTTGGACAGACACACTGGACAGTCCTGTCACTTTCAGCTTGACAGTGGGAAGCTAAC GAGCAGATCTGCAGAAGGTGCCAGGAACTATTTGGAATTTGAAGAACTAACTGTGAGCCAGCTCCTCCTTTGCCTAAGGGAAGGAAACCAGAAGGTGGAGAGACTTGAAATGGCACTCAAGGAAGCCAAAGAAAG AATTTCAGATTTTGAAAAGAAAGCCAATGATCATTCTGAGATTGAAACCCAGACAGAGGAGAgcacagaaaatgagaaagaagaggagaaaggtcTAGAAACT GTTGGAAGCGAAGTGGAAACGTTGAACCTTCAGGTGACAACCCTGTTTAAGGAGCTTCAAGAGGCTCATGCGAAACTCAGTGAAGCTGAGCTAATGAAGAAGAGACTTCAAGAAAA ATGTCAGGCCCTTGAAAGGAAAAATTCTGCAATACCATCAGAGCTGAATGAAAAGCAAGAGCTTGTTTATAATAACAAGAAATTAGAGCTGCAAGTGGAAAGCATGCGATCAGAAATCAAAATGGAGCAAGCCAaaacagaggatgaaaa gtCCAGATTAGCCACTCTGCAGTTGACACACAACAAGCTTCTTCAAGAATACAATAATTCATTGAAAACAATTGAAGAACTAAAAAGGAAAGAG TCAGAAAAAGTGGATAAGGTGGTGCTGCAGGAACTACATGAAAAACTGGACCTGGCAGAGAAGGCACTGGCTTCCAAGCAGCTTCAGATGGATGAGATGAAGCAGACCATCGCCAAGCAGGAGGAGGACCTGGAAACCATGGCTGTTCTCAGGGCTCAG ATGGAGGTTTACTGTTCAGACTTTCATGCTGAaagagcagcaagagagaaaattcATGAAGAAAAGGAACAGCTGGCCTTGCAGCTGGCAATTTTGCTGAAAGAGAATGATGCTTTTGAAGATGGAGGCAG GCGGTCCTTGATGGAAATGCAGAGCCGCCATGGGGCAAGAACAAGTGACCCTGACCAGCAGGCTTACCTTGTTGAAAGAG GAGCTGAGGATAGAAACTGGCATCAACAGCAACAACGGaatattccaattcattcttGCCCCAAATGCGGAGAAGTTCTGCCTGACATAGATACATTACAGATTCATGTTATGGATTGCATCATTTAA
- the OPTN gene encoding optineurin isoform X4 encodes MTDKALQAQADTAAMSHQPLSCLTEKGDSPNETTGNGPPNLTHPNLDTFTPEELLQQMKELLTENHQLKEAIKLNNQAMKERFEELSAWTEKQKEERLFFEIQSKEAKERLMTLSHENEKLKEELGKLKGKMGRSFEDPIGDSKVPKAETDQEIEQLKTQVARLQAEKADLLGIVSELQLKLNSDGPSEDSFVEIRMAEGEAGVALKEVKTSSGPIRTDSLDMLSRSAEGARNYLEFEELTVSQLLLCLREGNQKVERLEMALKEAKERISDFEKKANDHSEIETQTEESTENEKEEEKGLETVGSEVETLNLQVTTLFKELQEAHAKLSEAELMKKRLQEKCQALERKNSAIPSELNEKQELVYNNKKLELQVESMRSEIKMEQAKTEDEKSRLATLQLTHNKLLQEYNNSLKTIEELKRKESEKVDKVVLQELHEKLDLAEKALASKQLQMDEMKQTIAKQEEDLETMAVLRAQMEVYCSDFHAERAAREKIHEEKEQLALQLAILLKENDAFEDGGSRRSLMEMQSRHGARTSDPDQQAYLVERGAEDRNWHQQQQRNIPIHSCPKCGEVLPDIDTLQIHVMDCII; translated from the exons ATGACCGACAAGGCCCTTCAGGCCCAAGCAG ATACTGCTGCCATGTCCCACCAACCACTTAGCTGCCTGACTGAGAAGGGGGACAGCCCCAATGAAACCACAGGAAATGGACCCCCAAATCTGACTCACCCAAACCTGGACACGTTCACTCCAGAGGAGCTGCTGCAGCAGATGAAAGAACTCCTAACTGAGAACCATCAGCTGAAAG AGGCCATAAAGCTAAATAATCAAGCTATGAAGGAGCGATTTGAGGAGCTTTCAGCCTGGACagagaaacaaaaggaagaacGCCTTTTTTTTGAGATACAGAGCAAAGAAGCCAAAGAGCGTCTAATGACTTTgagtcatgaaaatgaaaaattgaaggaagaacttggaaaactgaaaggaaaaatgggAAGGTCATTTGAG GACCCCATTGGGGACTCGAAGGTCCCCAAGGCAGAAACGGACCAGGAAATAGAGCAGCTGAAAACCCAGGTGGCACGCCTTCAAGCTGAAAAGGCAGATCTGCTGGGCATTGTGTCCGAATTACAGCTCAAGCTGAACTCAGACGGCCCCTCTGAAGACTCCTTTGTTGAAATTAGGATGGCT GAAGGAGAAGCAGGTGTGGCACTGAAAGAAGTCAAGACAAGCTCTGGGCCTATAAGAACTGATTCCCTGGACATGTT GAGCAGATCTGCAGAAGGTGCCAGGAACTATTTGGAATTTGAAGAACTAACTGTGAGCCAGCTCCTCCTTTGCCTAAGGGAAGGAAACCAGAAGGTGGAGAGACTTGAAATGGCACTCAAGGAAGCCAAAGAAAG AATTTCAGATTTTGAAAAGAAAGCCAATGATCATTCTGAGATTGAAACCCAGACAGAGGAGAgcacagaaaatgagaaagaagaggagaaaggtcTAGAAACT GTTGGAAGCGAAGTGGAAACGTTGAACCTTCAGGTGACAACCCTGTTTAAGGAGCTTCAAGAGGCTCATGCGAAACTCAGTGAAGCTGAGCTAATGAAGAAGAGACTTCAAGAAAA ATGTCAGGCCCTTGAAAGGAAAAATTCTGCAATACCATCAGAGCTGAATGAAAAGCAAGAGCTTGTTTATAATAACAAGAAATTAGAGCTGCAAGTGGAAAGCATGCGATCAGAAATCAAAATGGAGCAAGCCAaaacagaggatgaaaa gtCCAGATTAGCCACTCTGCAGTTGACACACAACAAGCTTCTTCAAGAATACAATAATTCATTGAAAACAATTGAAGAACTAAAAAGGAAAGAG TCAGAAAAAGTGGATAAGGTGGTGCTGCAGGAACTACATGAAAAACTGGACCTGGCAGAGAAGGCACTGGCTTCCAAGCAGCTTCAGATGGATGAGATGAAGCAGACCATCGCCAAGCAGGAGGAGGACCTGGAAACCATGGCTGTTCTCAGGGCTCAG ATGGAGGTTTACTGTTCAGACTTTCATGCTGAaagagcagcaagagagaaaattcATGAAGAAAAGGAACAGCTGGCCTTGCAGCTGGCAATTTTGCTGAAAGAGAATGATGCTTTTGAAGATGGAGGCAG TAGGCGGTCCTTGATGGAAATGCAGAGCCGCCATGGGGCAAGAACAAGTGACCCTGACCAGCAGGCTTACCTTGTTGAAAGAG GAGCTGAGGATAGAAACTGGCATCAACAGCAACAACGGaatattccaattcattcttGCCCCAAATGCGGAGAAGTTCTGCCTGACATAGATACATTACAGATTCATGTTATGGATTGCATCATTTAA
- the OPTN gene encoding optineurin isoform X3 — MSHQPLSCLTEKGDSPNETTGNGPPNLTHPNLDTFTPEELLQQMKELLTENHQLKEAIKLNNQAMKERFEELSAWTEKQKEERLFFEIQSKEAKERLMTLSHENEKLKEELGKLKGKMGRSFEDPIGDSKVPKAETDQEIEQLKTQVARLQAEKADLLGIVSELQLKLNSDGPSEDSFVEIRMAEGEAGVALKEVKTSSGPIRTDSLDMLYVRKSQGCLLDRHTGQSCHFQLDSGKLTSRSAEGARNYLEFEELTVSQLLLCLREGNQKVERLEMALKEAKERISDFEKKANDHSEIETQTEESTENEKEEEKGLETVGSEVETLNLQVTTLFKELQEAHAKLSEAELMKKRLQEKCQALERKNSAIPSELNEKQELVYNNKKLELQVESMRSEIKMEQAKTEDEKSRLATLQLTHNKLLQEYNNSLKTIEELKRKESEKVDKVVLQELHEKLDLAEKALASKQLQMDEMKQTIAKQEEDLETMAVLRAQMEVYCSDFHAERAAREKIHEEKEQLALQLAILLKENDAFEDGGSRRSLMEMQSRHGARTSDPDQQAYLVERGAEDRNWHQQQQRNIPIHSCPKCGEVLPDIDTLQIHVMDCII, encoded by the exons ATGTCCCACCAACCACTTAGCTGCCTGACTGAGAAGGGGGACAGCCCCAATGAAACCACAGGAAATGGACCCCCAAATCTGACTCACCCAAACCTGGACACGTTCACTCCAGAGGAGCTGCTGCAGCAGATGAAAGAACTCCTAACTGAGAACCATCAGCTGAAAG AGGCCATAAAGCTAAATAATCAAGCTATGAAGGAGCGATTTGAGGAGCTTTCAGCCTGGACagagaaacaaaaggaagaacGCCTTTTTTTTGAGATACAGAGCAAAGAAGCCAAAGAGCGTCTAATGACTTTgagtcatgaaaatgaaaaattgaaggaagaacttggaaaactgaaaggaaaaatgggAAGGTCATTTGAG GACCCCATTGGGGACTCGAAGGTCCCCAAGGCAGAAACGGACCAGGAAATAGAGCAGCTGAAAACCCAGGTGGCACGCCTTCAAGCTGAAAAGGCAGATCTGCTGGGCATTGTGTCCGAATTACAGCTCAAGCTGAACTCAGACGGCCCCTCTGAAGACTCCTTTGTTGAAATTAGGATGGCT GAAGGAGAAGCAGGTGTGGCACTGAAAGAAGTCAAGACAAGCTCTGGGCCTATAAGAACTGATTCCCTGGACATGTTGTACGTGAGGAAAAGCCAAGGCTGTCTTTTGGACAGACACACTGGACAGTCCTGTCACTTTCAGCTTGACAGTGGGAAGCTAAC GAGCAGATCTGCAGAAGGTGCCAGGAACTATTTGGAATTTGAAGAACTAACTGTGAGCCAGCTCCTCCTTTGCCTAAGGGAAGGAAACCAGAAGGTGGAGAGACTTGAAATGGCACTCAAGGAAGCCAAAGAAAG AATTTCAGATTTTGAAAAGAAAGCCAATGATCATTCTGAGATTGAAACCCAGACAGAGGAGAgcacagaaaatgagaaagaagaggagaaaggtcTAGAAACT GTTGGAAGCGAAGTGGAAACGTTGAACCTTCAGGTGACAACCCTGTTTAAGGAGCTTCAAGAGGCTCATGCGAAACTCAGTGAAGCTGAGCTAATGAAGAAGAGACTTCAAGAAAA ATGTCAGGCCCTTGAAAGGAAAAATTCTGCAATACCATCAGAGCTGAATGAAAAGCAAGAGCTTGTTTATAATAACAAGAAATTAGAGCTGCAAGTGGAAAGCATGCGATCAGAAATCAAAATGGAGCAAGCCAaaacagaggatgaaaa gtCCAGATTAGCCACTCTGCAGTTGACACACAACAAGCTTCTTCAAGAATACAATAATTCATTGAAAACAATTGAAGAACTAAAAAGGAAAGAG TCAGAAAAAGTGGATAAGGTGGTGCTGCAGGAACTACATGAAAAACTGGACCTGGCAGAGAAGGCACTGGCTTCCAAGCAGCTTCAGATGGATGAGATGAAGCAGACCATCGCCAAGCAGGAGGAGGACCTGGAAACCATGGCTGTTCTCAGGGCTCAG ATGGAGGTTTACTGTTCAGACTTTCATGCTGAaagagcagcaagagagaaaattcATGAAGAAAAGGAACAGCTGGCCTTGCAGCTGGCAATTTTGCTGAAAGAGAATGATGCTTTTGAAGATGGAGGCAG TAGGCGGTCCTTGATGGAAATGCAGAGCCGCCATGGGGCAAGAACAAGTGACCCTGACCAGCAGGCTTACCTTGTTGAAAGAG GAGCTGAGGATAGAAACTGGCATCAACAGCAACAACGGaatattccaattcattcttGCCCCAAATGCGGAGAAGTTCTGCCTGACATAGATACATTACAGATTCATGTTATGGATTGCATCATTTAA